In one Alphaproteobacteria bacterium genomic region, the following are encoded:
- a CDS encoding xanthine dehydrogenase family protein molybdopterin-binding subunit — MLAHTLQTLARRAGDTTLSRRGFLLAAAATSTGFAIGFRPVRAESTAGSAVSPFASYVEIARDGSVRILSSQFDMGQGSYHGIATLVVEELGVGWDRVSVEGAYGNKDLYGNLAWGGVAQGTGGSTAMASSWQRYRHAGAAARQMLIAAAAADWDVPAGEVSLMDGRLSHAGSGRDADIGEFAEAAAAQPVPAEVVLKDPSEWTQIGNPDVLRYDRVGKTRGEQDFTLDVRLPGMLTAVMIHPPKFGATVASFDAADARQSPGVVDVVAIPRGVAVVAQDMWSALKARDLVSVEWDESQAETRGSDEILAEYRALSDGAPTAMARRDGNVADALAKADRVLEASFEFPFLAHAAMEPLNAVARMNEDGTLEVWAGHQLPDLYQYLASVTADIPPQNVRLHVMKAGGSFGRRAVADGDVVVESVAIARAIGWKAPVKVQWTRANDMRGGRYRPAYVHKLRAGLDADGNLVAYEDHIVGQSIVKGTPFEGALVHDGVDHTSVEGAVNLPYHVPNLSVGLTTTDVGVPVLWWRSVGSTQNAYAGEVFIDEVAEAAGADPVDFRMKLLKDKPRHAEVLRLAAEKAGWGKALPEGRHHGVAVHESFASFVAQVAEVSVDGGDIRVHRVVCAVDCGTAINPDTIRAQIEGGIGFGLGAIMSEEITMTGGEVDQGNFDSYEPLRIDAMPEVEVHIVESDAPPTGVGEPGVPPIGPAVANAVFRATGRRLRTLPFRKGMTA; from the coding sequence ATGCTCGCACACACGCTTCAAACCCTTGCCCGGCGCGCCGGCGATACGACGCTGTCCCGCCGTGGCTTCCTGCTCGCCGCCGCCGCAACCTCGACCGGCTTCGCAATCGGCTTCCGTCCGGTCCGGGCCGAATCCACTGCAGGTTCGGCCGTCAGCCCCTTCGCGAGTTATGTCGAAATTGCCCGGGACGGTTCGGTCAGGATCCTGTCCTCCCAGTTCGACATGGGCCAGGGGTCCTATCATGGCATCGCAACACTGGTGGTCGAGGAATTGGGCGTCGGCTGGGACCGGGTTTCGGTCGAAGGCGCCTATGGCAACAAGGATCTGTACGGCAATCTTGCCTGGGGCGGTGTCGCCCAGGGGACCGGCGGGTCGACGGCCATGGCCAGTTCGTGGCAGCGCTACCGCCATGCCGGTGCCGCCGCGCGACAGATGCTGATCGCCGCAGCGGCCGCTGATTGGGATGTCCCGGCCGGAGAGGTCAGCCTGATGGACGGGCGCCTGTCCCATGCCGGGTCGGGCCGAGATGCCGATATCGGCGAGTTCGCCGAAGCGGCCGCGGCGCAGCCTGTTCCGGCGGAGGTTGTGCTGAAGGACCCGTCGGAATGGACGCAGATCGGCAACCCGGATGTCCTGCGCTACGACCGTGTCGGCAAGACGCGCGGCGAGCAGGACTTCACGCTGGATGTCCGTCTGCCGGGCATGCTGACGGCGGTGATGATCCATCCGCCGAAATTCGGCGCGACCGTCGCGTCCTTCGATGCCGCCGATGCCAGGCAATCCCCGGGCGTGGTCGATGTCGTCGCCATTCCACGCGGCGTGGCCGTCGTTGCACAGGACATGTGGTCCGCCCTGAAAGCGCGCGATCTGGTGAGTGTCGAATGGGACGAGAGCCAAGCTGAAACCCGCGGCAGCGATGAAATCCTGGCGGAGTATCGGGCTCTTTCGGATGGTGCCCCGACCGCGATGGCCCGCAGGGACGGCAATGTCGCCGATGCCCTGGCCAAGGCGGACAGGGTGCTGGAGGCAAGCTTCGAGTTTCCGTTCCTCGCCCATGCCGCGATGGAACCGCTGAATGCCGTTGCGCGGATGAATGAGGACGGGACGCTGGAAGTCTGGGCCGGACATCAACTGCCGGACCTGTACCAGTATCTGGCTTCGGTCACCGCGGACATTCCGCCCCAGAATGTTCGACTGCATGTGATGAAGGCGGGGGGCAGCTTCGGCCGCCGTGCGGTCGCTGACGGCGATGTTGTCGTCGAATCCGTGGCGATCGCCAGGGCCATCGGCTGGAAAGCACCGGTAAAGGTGCAATGGACCCGCGCGAACGACATGCGCGGTGGCCGATATCGGCCGGCCTATGTCCACAAGCTGCGGGCCGGCCTGGATGCCGACGGGAATCTGGTCGCCTATGAGGATCACATCGTCGGTCAGTCGATCGTGAAAGGCACGCCGTTCGAAGGTGCCCTGGTTCATGACGGTGTCGATCACACCTCGGTCGAAGGCGCGGTGAACCTGCCCTATCACGTACCGAATCTGTCGGTTGGTCTGACGACCACGGATGTCGGCGTGCCGGTCCTGTGGTGGCGTTCCGTGGGATCGACCCAGAACGCCTATGCCGGTGAGGTCTTCATCGACGAGGTGGCGGAAGCGGCCGGTGCCGACCCCGTCGATTTCCGCATGAAGCTGCTCAAGGACAAGCCCCGGCATGCCGAGGTCCTGCGCCTGGCGGCGGAAAAGGCGGGATGGGGCAAGGCGCTGCCGGAGGGTCGACATCACGGCGTCGCCGTGCATGAGAGTTTCGCGTCCTTCGTTGCCCAGGTGGCGGAAGTCTCCGTCGATGGCGGCGACATTCGTGTGCATCGGGTTGTCTGTGCCGTGGATTGCGGCACCGCGATCAACCCCGACACGATCCGGGCCCAGATCGAGGGCGGTATCGGCTTTGGCCTCGGCGCGATCATGAGCGAGGAAATCACCATGACCGGCGGCGAAGTCGATCAGGGCAATTTCGACAGCTACGAGCCGCTGCGGATCGACGCCATGCCGGAGGTCGAGGTGCATATCGTCGAAAGCGATGCCCCGCCGACCGGTGTCGGAGAGCCCGGCGTGCCGCCGATCGGCCCTGCCGTCGCCAACGCCGTGTTCCGGGCAACGGGACGCCGTCTGCGGACGCTTCCCTTCCGAAAGGGCATGACGGCCTGA
- a CDS encoding LysR family transcriptional regulator — MDRDILIHLPAVLAVARSRSFAAAAKELGMSPSAVSHAVRSVEDRLGLPLFTRTTRSVSLTETGRDFVTATAPAASDIADAVDRARAANGQVTGLLRLNIPSPTINLGIDRVVREMTRRYPDLRIEVYCENSNVDIFADGFDAGVRLGGMIAEDMVAIRLTAPFRTALVAAPSYLQRHGTPTRLSDLQDHNCITYRKSKSETLFDWILQDDGEEVSIEVKGSIVVNDVSYARQLALDGFGIIYVYEPLLRTEIADGSLVEILRDSVMEKPGFFLYFPQRASRSPKLRAFIDTAKEVLNL; from the coding sequence ATGGACCGAGACATTCTGATCCATTTGCCGGCGGTCCTGGCCGTCGCCCGCAGCCGGAGCTTCGCCGCCGCGGCCAAGGAGCTGGGCATGAGCCCGTCCGCGGTCAGCCACGCGGTGCGGTCTGTTGAGGACCGGCTGGGCCTGCCGCTGTTCACGCGCACGACCCGCAGCGTCTCACTGACCGAAACCGGCCGCGACTTTGTCACCGCGACCGCGCCGGCGGCCTCTGACATCGCCGATGCGGTGGACCGGGCCCGTGCCGCCAACGGACAGGTTACCGGACTTCTTCGTCTGAACATACCGTCGCCGACGATCAATCTGGGAATTGATCGGGTGGTCCGTGAAATGACCCGTCGCTATCCCGATCTGCGGATCGAGGTCTATTGCGAGAATTCCAACGTCGACATATTCGCCGACGGATTCGACGCCGGTGTGCGGCTGGGCGGGATGATAGCGGAGGATATGGTGGCAATCCGCCTGACGGCACCGTTCCGCACCGCGCTTGTCGCGGCGCCGTCCTATCTGCAGCGGCACGGCACGCCGACCCGGCTTTCGGACCTGCAGGACCACAACTGCATCACGTATCGGAAGTCCAAGTCGGAGACGCTGTTCGACTGGATTCTGCAAGATGACGGCGAAGAGGTCTCGATCGAAGTCAAGGGATCGATCGTGGTCAATGACGTGTCCTATGCCCGTCAGCTCGCCCTCGACGGCTTCGGCATCATCTATGTCTACGAGCCGCTGCTGCGCACGGAAATCGCCGATGGCAGCCTGGTCGAGATTCTGCGCGACAGTGTTATGGAGAAGCCCGGATTCTTCCTGTACTTCCCGCAACGCGCGTCACGCAGCCCGAAGCTGCGCGCCTTCATCGACACGGCAAAGGAAGTGCTGAACCTTTGA
- a CDS encoding (2Fe-2S)-binding protein, producing MIKFTLNGAEQTLDVDPDMPLLWALRDHAGLTGTKFGCGLAQCGACTVHVDGYPTRSCQTFVGDVDGATVTTIEGVGGDKVAETVQAVWAEMDVPQCGYCQSGQIMSAVSLLSETPKPTDEDIDGAMWGNLCRCATYQRIRAAIHEAARRLEA from the coding sequence ATGATCAAATTCACGCTCAACGGGGCGGAGCAGACATTGGATGTCGATCCGGACATGCCGCTGCTCTGGGCCCTTCGCGACCATGCCGGCCTGACCGGGACGAAATTCGGGTGCGGTCTGGCGCAATGCGGCGCCTGCACGGTCCATGTCGACGGTTATCCCACCCGATCCTGCCAGACCTTCGTCGGCGATGTCGATGGCGCGACGGTTACGACGATTGAAGGCGTCGGCGGTGACAAGGTGGCGGAAACGGTTCAGGCCGTCTGGGCCGAAATGGACGTGCCGCAATGCGGCTACTGCCAGTCCGGGCAGATCATGTCGGCGGTCTCCCTGCTCAGCGAGACGCCGAAACCCACCGATGAGGACATTGACGGCGCCATGTGGGGCAATCTCTGTCGCTGTGCGACCTATCAGCGGATTCGCGCGGCCATCCACGAAGCCGCACGCCGTTTGGAGGCCTGA
- the cobN gene encoding cobaltochelatase subunit CobN, with product MHLLAATPGGIDDGSEAVDLGQDPADIVILTAADTEIACLAAAQERRLAADPGAPTLRCVNLLHLGHNYSVDLYLEQTLSKAKLVIGRLLGGRGYWPYGVDEATALCRKKGIALAWLPGDDQPDAELHGLSTLPGDTVHRLWQYFVQGGIDNAENLLAHAASLLNHEAAWREPAPLLRAGLYWPGRNLPDLADLPRAEGRPVAAIVFYRALFQAANTAVIDALIEAMDAVGVDALPIYAASLKDPVAADTVRGLLAEGGAGIVLNGTGFALSVPGAARMETPFDGQDCPVLQVVFSGGNRDAWAEGTRGLSARDIAMNVALPEVDGRILSRAVSFKGAARRDPLTQADIVTYEPVADRCGFVAQLAAGWLTLRNTPVAERRIAVVFANYPNRDARLGNGVGLDTPAGTIALIEAMKQAGYAIEGGFENGDALIDYLKAGPTNATNQGREERESLSLADYQLFFGDLPQSVRDAVTDRWGAPEDDPFFRPGEVDCGRFALPVFRLGKLAIGLQPARGYNIDPQATYHSPDLVPPHGYLAFYAWLRWSFGAQAVLHMGKHGNLEWLPGKAVALSEDCYPEAVFGPLPHIYPFIVNDPGEGTQAKRRAQAVIVDHLTPPLTRAESYGPLKDLELLVDEYFEAAGTDPRRIKVLKRDILDLTHRIGLATDCGINTGDDEEQALAKLDNYLCELKEMQIRDGLHVFGRAPDGDQLTDLLVALARVPRGKGEKRDASLIRALAKDFGFAADFDPLDCPMGDPWTGLRPDVLAGLDSATWRSFGDTVERLEVYARRLVLGAVEPPGPASAAVMEWLNGPLRAIVSDSGNAELTGALTALDGRFLAPGPSGAPTRGRPDVLPTGRNFYSVDTRTVPTPAAWTLGWKSAQLLVETYAQEHGDYPIRLALSCWGTANMRTGGDDIAQALALMGVRPTWDSASRRVTGFEILPADLLDRPRVDVTLRISGFFRDAFPGLIDLVDSAARAVAALDEPEDVNPLAAGVRQETATLIAEGVDADAAVMRAGSRIFGSKPGAYGAGLQALIDEKGWTTEADLADAYLAWGGYAYGAGKEGAADRSGFERRLGRVQAILHNQDNREHDLLDSDDYYQFEGGMAVAARTLSGDKVPVYHNDHSRPESPKVRSLEDEIGRVVRARVVNPKWIQGVMRHGYKGAFEMAATVDYLFAFAATARAVSDHHFDAVFEAYLMDEAVRDFLERTNPDALTDIAARLQEAESRGLWTSRRNDTGPVLAEIANRGSHLAP from the coding sequence ATGCACCTGTTAGCGGCAACGCCGGGCGGGATCGACGATGGATCGGAAGCCGTCGATCTGGGGCAGGATCCGGCCGACATCGTCATCCTGACCGCCGCAGACACCGAAATCGCCTGCCTGGCCGCCGCCCAGGAGCGCCGCCTGGCCGCCGATCCCGGAGCGCCGACGCTCCGCTGCGTCAATCTGCTGCATCTCGGCCATAACTATTCGGTCGACCTCTATCTCGAACAGACGCTTTCGAAAGCGAAGCTGGTCATCGGCCGCCTGCTGGGCGGACGCGGCTACTGGCCCTATGGCGTCGACGAGGCGACCGCCCTGTGCCGCAAGAAGGGCATCGCCCTGGCCTGGCTGCCCGGCGACGACCAGCCGGATGCGGAACTGCACGGTCTGTCGACGCTGCCCGGCGATACGGTCCATCGCCTGTGGCAGTATTTCGTGCAGGGCGGGATCGACAATGCGGAAAACCTGCTGGCCCATGCCGCGAGCCTGCTGAACCACGAGGCGGCGTGGCGGGAGCCGGCACCGCTGCTGCGCGCGGGGCTCTACTGGCCGGGCCGCAATCTGCCGGACCTTGCCGATCTGCCGCGCGCCGAGGGCCGCCCGGTGGCCGCCATCGTCTTCTATCGTGCCCTGTTCCAGGCCGCCAACACGGCGGTGATCGACGCGCTGATTGAGGCGATGGACGCTGTCGGCGTGGACGCGCTGCCGATCTATGCCGCCAGTCTCAAGGATCCGGTCGCGGCGGATACGGTCCGCGGGCTACTGGCCGAGGGCGGCGCCGGAATAGTCCTGAACGGAACCGGCTTCGCGCTGTCGGTCCCCGGCGCGGCGCGGATGGAGACGCCGTTCGACGGGCAGGACTGCCCGGTCCTGCAAGTCGTCTTCTCCGGCGGCAATCGCGATGCCTGGGCCGAGGGCACACGCGGACTTTCCGCCCGCGACATCGCCATGAATGTGGCCCTGCCGGAAGTCGACGGCCGGATCCTGAGCCGCGCGGTCAGTTTCAAGGGCGCCGCCCGGCGCGACCCGCTGACCCAGGCCGATATCGTCACCTACGAACCGGTTGCCGACCGCTGCGGTTTTGTTGCCCAACTGGCCGCCGGCTGGCTGACCCTGCGCAACACGCCCGTGGCGGAGCGTCGGATCGCGGTGGTCTTTGCCAACTACCCGAACCGTGACGCGCGACTGGGCAATGGGGTCGGGCTCGATACGCCCGCCGGAACCATCGCCCTGATCGAGGCGATGAAACAGGCCGGCTATGCCATCGAGGGCGGGTTCGAGAATGGCGACGCCCTGATCGACTATCTGAAGGCCGGTCCCACAAATGCGACCAACCAGGGCCGGGAGGAGCGGGAATCCCTGTCGCTGGCCGACTACCAGCTTTTCTTCGGAGACTTGCCGCAATCCGTCCGCGACGCCGTAACCGACCGCTGGGGCGCACCTGAGGACGATCCCTTCTTCCGGCCGGGCGAGGTCGATTGCGGCCGCTTCGCGCTGCCGGTCTTCCGGTTGGGGAAACTGGCGATCGGCCTGCAGCCGGCGCGCGGCTACAATATCGATCCGCAGGCGACCTATCACAGTCCGGACCTCGTGCCGCCGCACGGTTATCTGGCCTTCTATGCCTGGCTGCGCTGGTCCTTCGGCGCGCAGGCGGTGCTGCATATGGGCAAGCACGGCAATCTGGAATGGCTGCCCGGCAAGGCCGTGGCCCTGTCAGAAGACTGTTATCCCGAGGCCGTCTTTGGGCCGCTGCCGCATATCTATCCCTTCATCGTCAACGATCCGGGGGAAGGCACCCAGGCGAAGCGCCGGGCCCAGGCGGTCATCGTCGACCACCTGACGCCGCCGCTGACCCGCGCCGAAAGCTATGGGCCGCTCAAGGATCTGGAACTGCTGGTCGACGAGTATTTCGAGGCCGCCGGAACCGATCCGCGCCGCATCAAGGTCCTGAAGCGCGACATTCTGGACCTGACCCACCGGATCGGCCTGGCAACCGACTGCGGCATCAATACCGGCGACGACGAGGAGCAGGCCCTCGCCAAGCTGGACAATTACCTGTGCGAATTGAAGGAGATGCAGATTCGCGACGGGCTGCACGTCTTTGGCCGCGCGCCGGACGGCGACCAACTGACCGATCTGCTGGTGGCGCTGGCGCGGGTGCCGCGCGGCAAGGGCGAGAAGCGCGATGCCTCCCTGATCCGGGCCCTGGCGAAGGATTTCGGATTCGCGGCCGATTTCGACCCATTGGACTGCCCGATGGGGGATCCGTGGACCGGCCTTCGACCGGATGTGCTGGCGGGGCTGGATAGCGCGACCTGGCGCAGCTTCGGCGATACGGTCGAGCGGCTGGAGGTCTATGCCCGGCGACTTGTCCTGGGCGCGGTCGAACCGCCCGGACCGGCCAGCGCAGCGGTAATGGAATGGCTGAATGGTCCGTTGCGCGCCATCGTATCGGACAGCGGCAATGCGGAACTGACCGGCGCCCTGACAGCGCTGGATGGCCGGTTCCTGGCGCCCGGGCCTTCCGGCGCGCCGACACGAGGCCGGCCGGACGTTCTGCCGACCGGCCGTAATTTCTATTCCGTCGATACCCGCACCGTCCCGACACCGGCGGCCTGGACCCTGGGCTGGAAGTCGGCGCAGTTGCTGGTTGAGACCTATGCCCAGGAACATGGCGACTATCCCATACGCCTGGCACTGAGCTGCTGGGGCACGGCAAACATGCGGACCGGCGGCGACGATATCGCCCAGGCCCTGGCGCTCATGGGCGTGCGCCCGACCTGGGACAGCGCGTCACGGCGCGTCACCGGGTTCGAGATACTGCCCGCCGACCTGCTGGACCGGCCCCGTGTTGATGTGACCCTGCGCATCTCCGGCTTCTTCCGGGACGCCTTCCCGGGTCTCATCGATCTGGTCGACAGCGCCGCCCGCGCCGTCGCCGCGCTGGATGAACCGGAGGATGTGAATCCGCTGGCCGCCGGGGTACGCCAGGAGACCGCGACCCTGATCGCGGAAGGCGTCGATGCGGATGCCGCGGTGATGCGCGCCGGATCCCGCATCTTCGGCTCCAAGCCGGGTGCCTATGGCGCGGGGCTGCAGGCCCTGATCGACGAGAAGGGCTGGACGACGGAGGCCGATCTGGCGGATGCCTATCTGGCCTGGGGCGGTTACGCCTATGGCGCCGGAAAGGAAGGCGCCGCCGATCGCAGCGGCTTCGAACGCCGCCTGGGGCGGGTTCAGGCCATTCTCCACAATCAGGACAACCGTGAGCACGACCTGCTCGACAGCGACGACTATTACCAGTTCGAAGGCGGCATGGCGGTCGCGGCGCGAACCCTGAGCGGCGACAAGGTCCCGGTCTATCACAACGATCACAGCCGCCCGGAGAGCCCGAAGGTCCGCAGCCTGGAGGATGAGATCGGCCGGGTGGTGCGCGCCCGCGTGGTCAATCCGAAATGGATTCAGGGCGTCATGCGCCACGGCTACAAGGGCGCTTTCGAGATGGCGGCGACCGTCGACTATCTCTTCGCCTTCGCGGCAACGGCGCGGGCGGTGTCCGACCACCATTTCGATGCCGTGTTCGAGGCCTATCTGATGGACGAGGCGGTTCGGGATTTTCTGGAACGGACCAATCCGGACGCGCTCACGGACATTGCGGCACGCCTTCAGGAAGCAGAATCTCGCGGCCTTTGGACTTCGCGGCGCAACGATACGGGCCCCGTCCTGGCCGAAATCGCCAATCGCGGAAGCCACTTGGCACCCTAG
- a CDS encoding redoxin family protein, producing the protein MKIGEEIPSAQVAILDNDLPVCFDIRDLMKGHRCLIIGAPQAFTPICSKTHVPEIANDIEHYRSLGFDRFLVVAPDNPWAMKVWQRNFPEAEEFVFLSDGNMEFVRACGLTERCAGLFLGECSKRYVIQTTGTRVEHIDVEESVLVVSRTGSRAQLHSLVDQDADNMFEIVDA; encoded by the coding sequence ATGAAAATCGGTGAGGAGATTCCCTCGGCACAGGTCGCGATCCTGGATAACGATCTGCCGGTTTGTTTCGACATCCGGGATCTGATGAAGGGACATCGATGTTTGATCATCGGTGCGCCGCAGGCCTTTACGCCGATCTGCTCGAAGACCCATGTCCCGGAAATCGCCAATGATATTGAGCATTACCGCTCCCTCGGCTTTGACCGCTTTCTGGTGGTCGCCCCGGACAATCCCTGGGCGATGAAAGTCTGGCAGCGGAATTTTCCGGAAGCCGAGGAATTTGTCTTCCTTTCCGACGGCAATATGGAATTCGTTCGCGCCTGCGGTTTGACGGAGCGTTGTGCCGGGCTGTTCCTCGGGGAATGCTCAAAACGATATGTCATTCAGACAACGGGCACCCGTGTCGAACATATCGATGTTGAGGAGTCCGTGCTGGTGGTCAGCCGAACCGGGTCCCGGGCACAATTGCATTCCCTGGTCGATCAGGATGCGGATAACATGTTCGAGATCGTGGACGCCTGA
- a CDS encoding zinc-finger domain-containing protein — MGVPSIDEPETETVDSSRVSCDGGGGALGHPKVYLQIGPSRSVDCPYCDKRFVLKDGVPLGGHH; from the coding sequence ATGGGTGTGCCGTCGATCGACGAACCGGAAACCGAAACTGTCGACTCCAGCCGAGTCAGCTGTGACGGCGGCGGCGGGGCGCTGGGTCATCCCAAGGTCTATCTGCAGATCGGGCCGAGCCGATCCGTCGACTGCCCGTATTGCGACAAGCGCTTTGTCCTGAAGGACGGCGTGCCGCTGGGCGGTCATCACTAA
- the gcvA gene encoding transcriptional regulator GcvA — translation MPRLLPPLAALRAFEAAARHLSFKAASEELRVTPAAISQQIKTLEEYTGVKLFRRLTRALALTEAGRQAAPEVSAAFDQLENAYVIMRSGGRAGPLNVSLPPSLASKWLVPRLARFHERHPEIDLRIDANSRLVQFDSEAIDLAVRFGMGSYPGLTSEPLFQTRTLPVCSPKLTRGENALRNLSDLRNHTLIHLQETGAAAMEDTWAMWLRAAGITDVDPTRGPRFNTHSLVIDAAIAGQGVALVEYVFADAELASGKLVQPFADVPILNANLGYHVVFPPHHGDDPRLQAFRSWLFEERDRTLNVTVPDQAG, via the coding sequence ATGCCCAGACTTCTGCCACCCCTTGCCGCGCTGCGTGCTTTCGAAGCGGCGGCCCGACATCTGAGCTTCAAGGCCGCCTCCGAGGAGCTGCGCGTTACGCCGGCGGCGATCAGCCAGCAGATTAAGACGCTGGAGGAATATACCGGTGTGAAACTGTTCCGGCGCCTGACCCGGGCCCTGGCCCTGACCGAGGCGGGCCGTCAGGCTGCGCCGGAGGTCAGTGCCGCTTTCGATCAACTGGAAAATGCCTATGTCATCATGCGCAGCGGGGGGCGGGCCGGCCCGCTGAATGTCAGCCTGCCGCCGTCGCTGGCGTCGAAATGGCTGGTGCCGCGTCTGGCCCGGTTTCATGAACGGCATCCGGAGATCGACCTGCGGATCGATGCCAACTCCCGCCTGGTGCAATTCGATTCAGAGGCGATCGATCTGGCCGTGCGTTTCGGCATGGGAAGTTATCCGGGGCTGACGTCGGAACCCTTGTTCCAGACCCGGACGCTTCCGGTCTGCAGCCCGAAACTGACACGCGGTGAGAACGCGCTTCGGAACCTGTCCGATCTGAGAAATCACACCTTGATTCACCTTCAGGAGACCGGCGCCGCGGCGATGGAGGATACCTGGGCGATGTGGTTGCGGGCGGCGGGCATCACCGATGTCGATCCGACCCGGGGACCACGCTTCAACACCCATTCGCTGGTGATCGACGCCGCGATCGCCGGACAGGGCGTGGCGCTGGTCGAGTATGTCTTCGCCGATGCGGAACTGGCCAGTGGCAAGCTGGTGCAGCCTTTTGCCGACGTGCCGATTCTGAACGCCAATCTGGGCTATCACGTCGTCTTTCCGCCGCATCATGGCGACGACCCACGTCTCCAGGCCTTTCGCTCATGGCTGTTCGAGGAGCGGGACAGGACCCTGAATGTCACTGTGCCGGACCAGGCGGGATAG
- a CDS encoding CoA ester lyase, with amino-acid sequence MPLRPPRLRRTWLFTGGADRTMQLGAGQSGADVVILELEDFTRPAQRPAARALAAGLFPAWRAAGAVAAVRVNPLSGDGMDDLRAVLPAGPDVIMLPKVDGPERIRELAEAVDGIAGTRAEVELVPNVELARGLMRTYDVALSDPRVTACLVASEDMAADLGAERGHDGMELLYVRQRFHVECRAAGVVSIDCPYTYTDLAGLEAETRHARRLGYTAKSLVRADHVDPIHRILTPAPEALAQARRIVEAFDKAETAHVELDGIMLELPMISNARRLLDRAAEFEAWAAR; translated from the coding sequence ATGCCGCTTCGACCACCGCGTCTGCGCCGGACCTGGCTGTTTACCGGCGGCGCGGACCGCACCATGCAACTGGGCGCCGGCCAGAGCGGTGCCGATGTCGTCATTCTCGAATTGGAGGATTTCACCCGCCCGGCGCAGCGCCCGGCGGCCCGCGCCCTGGCGGCCGGACTGTTTCCGGCGTGGCGTGCAGCAGGGGCCGTTGCTGCCGTGCGGGTCAATCCGCTGTCCGGTGACGGCATGGACGACCTGCGCGCCGTGCTGCCGGCAGGGCCGGACGTGATCATGTTGCCCAAGGTCGACGGTCCTGAACGGATTCGCGAGCTTGCCGAGGCTGTGGACGGTATCGCCGGAACCCGCGCGGAGGTCGAACTTGTCCCCAATGTCGAACTGGCGCGCGGGCTGATGCGCACCTACGACGTCGCGCTTTCCGACCCTCGCGTGACCGCCTGCCTGGTTGCGTCGGAGGACATGGCCGCCGATCTGGGGGCCGAGCGCGGCCATGACGGCATGGAACTGCTGTATGTTCGGCAGCGGTTTCATGTGGAATGCCGCGCGGCAGGGGTGGTCTCAATCGATTGCCCCTATACCTATACCGACCTTGCCGGGCTTGAGGCCGAAACACGTCACGCCCGCCGGTTGGGCTATACCGCCAAGTCGCTGGTCCGGGCGGACCATGTCGATCCGATCCATCGCATCCTGACCCCGGCACCCGAGGCCCTGGCACAGGCGCGGCGGATCGTGGAGGCCTTCGACAAGGCGGAGACCGCCCATGTCGAGCTGGACGGGATCATGCTCGAACTGCCGATGATCTCCAATGCAAGGCGGCTTCTCGACCGGGCGGCGGAATTCGAAGCCTGGGCGGCGCGTTAG